A section of the Rhipicephalus sanguineus isolate Rsan-2018 chromosome 11, BIME_Rsan_1.4, whole genome shotgun sequence genome encodes:
- the LOC119373844 gene encoding peptidase M20 domain-containing protein 2: MAADLKEFVHSVVEANSQDLCELSRFVWEHPELKFNEVQCHDWLTDFLERRGFTVTRRYLLDTAFRAEFDAPGGPEGPCIALLCEYDALPDIGHACGHNLIAEASVGAALAVREAMRSYGDIRGKLVVLGTPAEETGCGKELLIRKGALEGIDAALMAHPCPEDVLTVHYSAAQQLRLRFKGKAAHAASTPWEGVNALDAAVAAYTNVSLLRQQLKPNTRIHGVITEGGKYPNVIPEETEMVFAIRAPNAQGLIELRPKAEACFKAAADTTGCSLDIERKPAYMNVAQNSAIAETYRKHAHAFGTSSLVWC; the protein is encoded by the exons ATGGCCGCGGACCTCAAAGAGTTCGTGCACAGCGTTGTGGAGGCGAACTCGCAGGACCTCTGCGAACTGAGCCGCTTCGTGTGGGAGCATCCGGAGCTCAAGTTTAACGAGGTGCAATGCCACGACTGGCTCACGGACTTTCTGGAACGACGCGGATTCACGGTGACCCGTCGCTACCTGCTGGACACGGCCTTCAGGGCAGAGTTCGACGCTCCCGGAGGGCCAGAAG GACCTTGCATCGCCTTGCTGTGCGAATACGACGCGCTGCCTGATATAGGCCACGCTTGCGGGCACAACCTGATTGCCGAAGCATCCGTGGGCGCGGCGCTGGCCGTGCGTGAGGCTATGAGGAGCTACGGAGACATTCGTGGCAAA CTGGTCGTGCTGGGCACACCGGCGGAAGAGACAGGCTGTGGCAAGGAACTGCTGATACGGAAGGGCGCCCTGGAGGGAATCGACGCGGCACTGATGGCGCACCCGTGTCCAGAGGACGTCTTGACGGTTCACTACTCAGCGGCTCAGCAG CTGAGACTTCGCTTCAAAGGCAAAGCAGCTCATGCAGCATCGACGCCGTGGGAGGGTGTGAACGCCTTGGACGCTGCCGTCGCTGCCTACACGAATGTCAGCCTCCTGCGACAGCAGCTAAAGCCAAACACTAGGATTCACG GCGTCATCACTGAAGGCGGCAAGTACCCTAACGTGATCCCTGAGGAGACGGAGATGGTGTTCGCCATCCGTGCCCCGAACGCCCAGGGATTGATCGAGCTCCGGCCGAAGGCAGAGGCCTGCTTCAAGGCGGCTGCCGACACAACCGGCTGCTCCCTCGACATTGAGAGGAAGCCGGCGTACATGAATGTGGCGCAGAACTCTGCCATCGCAGAAACATACCGGAAGCACGCCCATGCTTTCGGTACGTCATCTCTCGTTTGGTGTTGA